AGCAATCATTCAATATGCTTGTACTTTAGCCCCTAAGGCTAATTTGAAATATAGCCATAGTAGCCCTGATACCAATGATATTGATACCGCTTTAAGAGTTATCGCTGACCATTCTCGTTCGGCGGCTTTTATGATTGCCGACGGTATTATGCCCTCTAATGAAGGGCGTGGATACGTTTTACGTCGTTTAATTCGTCGTGCTTATCGTTTTGGTCGCTTAATTGGTATGCCGGAGTGCTTCTTGTATCTCATGGCTGCCAAAGTTGTTGAAGTGATGGGTGCTGATTATACCGAGCTTACAAGTAGTGCTGAGTTCATGGCACGAGTGATAAAAGAAGAAGAAGAACGCTTTAGCAAAACCCTTGATAAAGGTTTAGCCCTTTTAGAAGAAGAATTTAGTGCATTAAAGTCTCAAAACAAAACTTGTATTGACGGTTTAGTGGCTTTTAAATTGTATGATACTTATGGCTTTCCATTAGATATTGTGAACGATTTAGCCAGTAAACGAGGCTTTAGCGTAGACGAAGATGGCTTTAAAGAACAGATGAATGCACAAAAACAACGTGCTAAGGCTGCTTGGAAGGGTTCAGGCGAACTTGATTTAGGTTCACGCTTCCAAACCTTGTTAGAAGAAGGTTTACGCAGTGAATTTTCCGGTTATACCCAATTAAATGACGAAAGTCGTATAATTAGTTTAATGAATAGCGAGACAGAGCCTGTTGAAAAACTCAAGCTCAAAGAAAAAGGCTATTTAGTGGCGGGACGCACACCTTTTTATGGTGCGAGCGGTGGACAAAGCGGAGATTTAGGGCTAATTCAAACAGCTCAAGGAAAGGCAAAGGTTTTAGATACCCTTAAGCCAGCCACTGAAATGACTGTACATTTAATTGAAGTAATTGAAGGCGAAATCCTCTTAGATACTGAAGTGCAACTACAAGTAGAAGAGGGCGAACGCATTGCTTCAGCTCGAAACCATACTTGTACCCACTTATTACATGCTGCTTTACGCTCTGTTTTAGGGACTCATGTTAAACAAGCGGGTTCTTTGGTTACGCCTGAGCGTTTACGTTTTGACTTTACTCACATTCAAGCCCTGACCGCTGATGAATTATTAAAAGTAGAAGAGCTTGTAAATAAAGCAATCCTAGCGGATACGCCTGTTAATAGCCGTGAAACCAGTTATGATGATGCGGTGGCAAATGGTGCGATGGCTCTCTTTGGCGAAAAATATGGCGATAAAGTACGCATGGTTAAAGTGGGGGATTTTTCCACCGAATTATGCGGCGGAACTCACCTTAAGTCTAGCGGAGAAGCCGGCTCTTTTGTTATTCTCTCTGAGGCGGGAGTGGCGGCAGGTACAAGACGTATTGAAGCCGCTACGGGTTTAAACGCTTTACACTATTTACAGCAACTACGCAAAGAAGCCCAGGAAATCTCTGGCTTGCTTAAAGCTAAAGCGGGCGAAAGCAGTATAAAAGTGCAAGCTTTGCAAGAAGAACTGCGTGCAATGCGTAAGAATATCGATAAGCTTGCGGATCAAAAGCTTTCGTCAGCAGGAAAAAATCTTGTTGATGAAGCTGTTGAAATTAACGGAGTGAAAGTTTTAGCCATTAAATCAGGGGCGAATAACGTACCTACCTTACGCAAGGTGATGGACGATGTGCGTTCTAAAATTAATTCTGGCGTGATCTGTCTAACAGCGGAAGAAGAGGGCAAAGTGCATTTAATTCTCTTTGTTTCGCCTGATTTACATCAGCGTTTTACCGCTCCAAGCTTAATTAAAGAACTTGCTCCTCTTATTGGTGCGTCCGGTGGTGGCGGTAGACCCGACCAAGCCCAAACAGGCGGAAATAATCCAAGTGGACAAGAAGAGTGCTTTGAAAAACTAAAAGGCTTGATTAAAGGCTAACGGAATGCTTTTAATTTAAAAAATAAACAAGTGAAGCCACTTTGAGACTATTGTACAATAGTCTCAAAGAACGCAAAGCGAAGTTTTTCAAGGGTCTTTAATTGCTAAATAAAAATGAGGTAAAAGTATGTTCAAAATTCGTCAGCTCAACTCTCTTTTTATAACTACAGTATTTTTATTGCTATTATGCTGTTTCAATTTCACCCCTGCCGAAGCTCACCAGTTAGACGGAAAATGGAAGGCATTCCTTGCTGATGAGGAATTGACTATTGATATGAGTTCAAAAACCCTGAGTATTGCCGAAAACAAATTAAAAATTGAAAACATCACAATGAGTGCAGGTTTCCATGGCAAAGAACAGTGGACAATTGAAGGAAAAGATTTGAAAAGTGGGGAAAATGTTACACTTTCTTTGAATCTTTTTGATGGGGTTATACTAAATATAGCTGGTTCGGGGCAATGTTTTTTAAAGCAAGGTTTTATATTACCCGATGATTTACCTAAAGGTGGGTGGTTCGATGGTGATCACTGGGCTGAGCCTGAATCATTTTCAGCGTTTTTTATAGACGATAATCTTTTGGTTGGATATAAGCGATATGAAGCACATGGACCTTATTTGGAAGATGGAACAATGGATTTAATACCCCTTGGGTCGAAGAATAATGCTAAGTTTTTTCGCATAAAAGCCGATGCTGAAGACTCGTGTCGTGAATATAGTCAAGATTGTGAATATTTTTATCAGGCAATGCATAAAATAACAGACAAATATTCTATTATGACATTTCTTAAACCCACAGAATCCGGTTTTATGCCTACAGCAGAAGGTGTGGGTGTAGTATCTCGTATGGATGATTCTATGCTTCCACCCACAAAAAAGAAGTAAAGATTTGGGCTTAGCTTTTCCGTTTATACTCATGCAAACAAAGTATAAAATAATAACAAAAGAACGCAAAACGAATTTTTTCAATGGTCTTATAATAAGGAGCAAGGTGCTATGATAAATTTATTTAAAACTATAATATTCTCTGTTCTTTTTGTTGGTTGTATGACAACAAGTAGCTATGGCGTTGGTATGGAGCTAGACAGCTTTAAGGGGTATCACGGTGATTTTTCCGAATATTCCGTAGTCTTTCAGTGTAAAGTCGGCTCAACTAAAAAACAGACTATCTCGCTTCTGCGTGGTGATCCCTTTTATAAAGGTCATTTTTATGCCATTAAAACAGGTGAAAAAATAGAACCTTTAGGCAAGTTCTTACCTTATAATAGCTCTGATGAGCGAGACTTTGGAAAGTCTTATTCTGATGCTGATAGCATTTATGTAGATTGTGCCGGTAAAGATTCAAAAGTTTTGGTTATTTATGGGAGCTTTGGTGGAAATCGCCATGATGTGCTGGCACTGGGTTATAACAGTCCCTTTAAGGAATATGCACGAATACACCTGAGAACAAAGGCATGGATAGAACATATATACATAACTCCGCCTTATAATAAAGGAATGTGGCTATTTGTAGGCGGTGATAACGATACAGAATATCCCGGAAAGATAATGTACACAGGTGGGTTCTGTTATGAGGGCGGACAAAGACACAGAATGAAAGATGGTGAAATTTATGATGAGTATTATTACCAAGATAAACTGCCTACAGGCGTATCTAGAGCAAAGCTTAAACGCATAAAAAAATAAGCTAAATATAAATAAGCATATTAAAAAACACTAAAGGCTATTATGAACCCTTTAAATTTGATCAGATTATAATATTCCGTGAAGGATATGCTTACCAAATAAATGGTTAAAAACACACTGCCAAGAGTGTTTCATCATGTGTTGCATAACTATCGAAAAAAAGACCCAAAGAAGGGATATATGAAAGGTATATTGGTAAAAGTTCTAAAAATCCTTTGGATTCTCTGTTCGCTGGCAGTCTTAGCAATAACGCTTGTTTATACTGAACCGAATCAATCGAACGACGTTTACATTGTCTTTATGTATGGCATGTTGTCTTTGTCCTTCCCAATCGGTATCCTTGTTGCGTGGTTGTTTGCTTTGTTGATATTGCTTGAGGAATACTCTGGGGTACCTTTGCTTAGCTTGCTCGAATCAAACTATGTGGTGTTTTCTGTGATGTGGGTGGTCTTTTTTGCTGCCGGTTATGCTCAGTGGTTT
This Desulfovibrio litoralis DSM 11393 DNA region includes the following protein-coding sequences:
- the alaS gene encoding alanine--tRNA ligase, giving the protein MLSASEIRSRFLKFFLSQGHEIVRSSSLIPREDPSLLFTNAGMVQFKKVFLGQEKRTYNRATTSQKCLRVGGKHNDLENVGRTARHHTFFEMLGNFSFGNYFKEDAIKFAWRFLTEDLKLPKEKLYATVFQDDDEAEQLWLKHTEVPAERIFRMGEKDNFWSMGDTGPCGPCSEILIDQGEELTCGPNCGIGKCDCDRYLEIWNLVFMQYNQDETGKRTPLPNPSIDTGMGLERIAAVCQNKHSNFDSDLFQAIIQYACTLAPKANLKYSHSSPDTNDIDTALRVIADHSRSAAFMIADGIMPSNEGRGYVLRRLIRRAYRFGRLIGMPECFLYLMAAKVVEVMGADYTELTSSAEFMARVIKEEEERFSKTLDKGLALLEEEFSALKSQNKTCIDGLVAFKLYDTYGFPLDIVNDLASKRGFSVDEDGFKEQMNAQKQRAKAAWKGSGELDLGSRFQTLLEEGLRSEFSGYTQLNDESRIISLMNSETEPVEKLKLKEKGYLVAGRTPFYGASGGQSGDLGLIQTAQGKAKVLDTLKPATEMTVHLIEVIEGEILLDTEVQLQVEEGERIASARNHTCTHLLHAALRSVLGTHVKQAGSLVTPERLRFDFTHIQALTADELLKVEELVNKAILADTPVNSRETSYDDAVANGAMALFGEKYGDKVRMVKVGDFSTELCGGTHLKSSGEAGSFVILSEAGVAAGTRRIEAATGLNALHYLQQLRKEAQEISGLLKAKAGESSIKVQALQEELRAMRKNIDKLADQKLSSAGKNLVDEAVEINGVKVLAIKSGANNVPTLRKVMDDVRSKINSGVICLTAEEEGKVHLILFVSPDLHQRFTAPSLIKELAPLIGASGGGGRPDQAQTGGNNPSGQEECFEKLKGLIKG